From the genome of Thermoflexus hugenholtzii, one region includes:
- the mobB gene encoding molybdopterin-guanine dinucleotide biosynthesis protein B translates to MRRAPPPWICIVGRSGAGKTTVLEGLVRIFREWGLRVGTIKHDPHGGMEWDQVGKDTWRHREAGADLVIGVTPRWLWISRRLERPLTLRDLVQELQGVDVILVEGFHTEAAPKVEVMRSETGLEPVTQPGEHWAIVSDVPLELGAPCFRFGELEELARFLARRLGLPGATPR, encoded by the coding sequence ATGCGCCGTGCTCCTCCTCCCTGGATCTGCATCGTCGGGCGATCGGGCGCAGGGAAGACGACGGTCCTCGAGGGATTGGTGCGGATCTTCCGGGAATGGGGGCTCCGGGTGGGGACGATCAAGCATGATCCCCACGGGGGGATGGAGTGGGATCAGGTCGGGAAGGACACGTGGCGGCACCGGGAGGCCGGAGCGGACCTGGTCATCGGCGTGACGCCGCGCTGGCTCTGGATCTCCCGGCGCCTCGAGCGCCCCCTCACCCTGCGTGACCTCGTTCAGGAGCTCCAGGGGGTGGATGTGATCCTCGTGGAAGGCTTCCACACGGAAGCCGCTCCCAAGGTGGAGGTGATGCGCTCGGAGACAGGGCTGGAGCCGGTGACCCAGCCGGGGGAGCACTGGGCGATCGTCTCGGATGTGCCCCTTGAGCTGGGGGCCCCCTGCTTCCGGTTTGGGGAGCTGGAGGAGCTGGCGCGGTTCCTGGCCCGGCGTCTGGGGTTGCCGGGAGCAACTCCCCGTTGA